The nucleotide window GAATTGGTGGCATTGGTAAATCAATTAACAAAAGATAAAAAAAACGATTTAGAAAAAGTAAAGGCAATATACTATTGGACTCAAAAAAACATAAAATATATAGCTTTTGAATATGCTTTAGGTGGTTTTATTCCAAGAGAATCTAATGATGTTTTTAGAAAAAAATATGGTGATTGTAAAGACAATTCTAGTATACTATATAGAATGTTAGAAATTGCTGGTTTAAATGGTAATCTAACTTGGATAGGTACTAGAAGCATACCATATACTTACAAAGAAGTACCAACTCCTGTTGTAGATAACCATATGATTTTAACCTATAGTTTTGATAACAAAACTTACTTTTTAGATGCAACAGGTAGGTTTATTAAAATGGGTTTACCAACATCATTTATACAAGGCAAAGAAGCCCTAGTATCATACAAGGACAAGTTTAAGATTATTAAAGTACCAATTGTAGATGCTAAAGAAAATTTAGTTGTAGATGAAAACGAGATTCAGTTAAAAGACGGTCAAATAGTTGGAAAATCAAAAACTAAAATGATAGGTTATCCAAAAATAGATATTTACAATAGGTTAGAGAATTTAAACTCTAAAATTAAAACAAAAGAGTTTTATAATGTCAACTTAAAAAAGGGAAATAATAAGTTTTTAATCACTGACTTTAATGAAAATAATAAGTATGATTATGATAAAGAATTTATAATAGATTATAATTTTAAAATTGATAATTATGCCAAACAGTTGGGCAATGAAATTTATGTTAATCTTAATTTAAATCCTTATGCATCTGATTACAAGGTTAAAAAGAATAGAAAAAGACCTATTGAATATGATTATAAAAGAGTGTTCGAAAATAGAACTACACTGTTAATTCCTAATGGGTTTGTAGTAGATTATATACCTGAATCAAAAACATTCAAAGATGATTTATTACAATGTGAAATAACTTATAAAATTGTTGGTAATTCAATAATTTATCATCAAATAGTTACACAAGACTATTTAGTTTTAAACTTAGCACAACAAAAATTGGTTAATGAAACCATAAAAAAAATTGAGAAATATTATAAAGAAATTATTGTACTAAAAAAGAAATAATTACCATGAAAAGAAAAATTTTAATTACGTTACTTTTAGTAGTCTACCAAATTAGTTTTTGTCAGAACACACCATTTTTTAAAGGATATGATTGGGATTCAAATCCTAATTATTCTGTTAAAGAAACTACTGAAAGTATGATTTCCATAAAAGAAAAGTTGGTTACAGAGTTTTTCTATGATGGAGATGATTTTGTGGAGTACTTTTTAGAACATAAGGTTTTATGGTTGA belongs to Polaribacter dokdonensis and includes:
- a CDS encoding DUF3857 domain-containing protein, yielding MERFLKLHYFKFSLVLLFTTLNLNAQYSKEFLKYSKAYPESSRVRLQQNIEIRIEENNGQILISQNVLEEDLFLNESATYNSKNRLSFSSFFELDKIEASSFNFSNGKYSETEVTNFVEKDELDDSFYDDTKTLNFIYPNLKKGSKTNLEYTQIVKNPRFLSTFYLADYFPIINNKIKIIADNSIGLDFKEFHTEKVDVSFSKKKKRKTTEYIWQISNTKDYDFENNAPSFKTFLPHIVPLITSVKLKDKTIPILGEVKDLYNWYYSLVKDINKDEPNPELVALVNQLTKDKKNDLEKVKAIYYWTQKNIKYIAFEYALGGFIPRESNDVFRKKYGDCKDNSSILYRMLEIAGLNGNLTWIGTRSIPYTYKEVPTPVVDNHMILTYSFDNKTYFLDATGRFIKMGLPTSFIQGKEALVSYKDKFKIIKVPIVDAKENLVVDENEIQLKDGQIVGKSKTKMIGYPKIDIYNRLENLNSKIKTKEFYNVNLKKGNNKFLITDFNENNKYDYDKEFIIDYNFKIDNYAKQLGNEIYVNLNLNPYASDYKVKKNRKRPIEYDYKRVFENRTTLLIPNGFVVDYIPESKTFKDDLLQCEITYKIVGNSIIYHQIVTQDYLVLNLAQQKLVNETIKKIEKYYKEIIVLKKK